The DNA window TGGAACTGAACGTTATTGACGGTTCCTCGGCGAAGATTCAGGACATCCTGCGAATGATCTCGCGCCTGAAGGACACCCGCACGCCTGTGCTGATCATGGGTGAGAGCGGAACCGGCAAAGAGTTGGTTGCGCGCGCCATTCACTTCCGCGGATCGTTGGCGAAGCGCCCCTTTGTCGCCGTCGATTGCGGATCCCTCGTTCCGACGTTGATCGAGAGTGAACTGTTCGGATACGAGAAGGGTGCCTTCACGGGAGCACTGAAAACGAAGCAGGGACTTTTCGCATCCGCGAACGGTGGGACGATTTTCCTCGACGAAATTGGCGAGCTACCGCTTGAAATGCAGGCCAAGCTCCTGCGCGTATTACAGGAAAAAGAAATCCGCCCAGTCGGTTCGAACGACAAAATCAAGATCGACGTGCGGATCGTCGCAGCGACCAACCGGGACCTGGAAGCTGCGTACAAAGCTGGCACGTTCAGGAAAGACCTCTACTTCAGACTCAATGTCGTCACCATCCAGATCCCGGCCCTTCGAGAGCGTAAGTCCGATATTCCCGCACTTGTGCAATCTTTCCTTACTCGTTATGCTCCGGACGAAAAAATTCAGCTCACGGCCGGTGTAATGAACTGCCTGCTGCAATATGATTGGCCCGGCAACGTCCGCGAGCTTGAAAACTGCATCGAGCGAGCGATTGCCTTGGGCAATCACAAGCTCATCGATATTCCTGACCTGCCGCCCGCAATTGCTTCCGCGGCGCCGGCGGGTATTGGTATTGCGCAGGTTGCTACGAGCAACACCGGCAACCTCGAAGACCTTGAGCGGGAAACCATTCGCCGAGTCTTCGAGCAGTGCAAGGGAGACAAGGTGCTGGCGGGGAAGACGCTTGGCATCAGCCGCGCTACGCTCTACCGCAAACTCAAGCGGTACAACATCGAGCCGGGTTCACCGCAAGCGATGGGCGTCGGCGCCAGCTAGCGAACAGATCTCTGGGCGACCGTTGCGTTCGTGATGGGCGCCCACTTTCTTATCGCGAGGGCGATCGGCAAGCCCACAAAGAACAGATGTCCGACCGGGCCTGAGATCAGTGATGCCCAGGTGAACCGCCCCTGTTGCGCCCGCGATAATGGAACCACCACGTAGTGCATAAACAGGAAGACGAACTCTCCGTAAAGCATTCCGAACAATACCGCGCGTTGTACGAGGAAAGTCAGCTTCCTGCTCGCAAGGTAGTAGACCGTCGCTGCCGTGAAGGCGATGGTGAAATGGAATCCCAGCCCAAGCAGCGCGGTGCTCCATCCACCGTCGAAGGCGGCACGTCCAAGTGCGCCGCTGGCGACGGATTGCAGGATTCGGATGGGCTTCACGCCGCGGATACCCCAGGCGACCATCGCTGAACTGATATCGAGGATCCCGCACCAAAAGCCGCCCCAGAAGATTGCCTTCAATGGACTTGCCATTCCACCCCTCCGCTGGTCGGAGAGTGTAACGTACTTGGGCTTCGGCGAGGAGGCGAACTGTTACGGAGCTACAGCCGAGTGCCTTGAAATGGGCGAAACCCAAATTGGGCCTCCGCCAAATTGCCTGGCGCGAATGTGCTGGCTTTTGCCCCCTCGTGGCGAGATCATTTCTGCACATCCGAGAAGGAGTACAGTATGTCTTCACGTTACTCCGCACTGTTTTCCTGCCTCCTGTTTGCAATCAGCGCTTTCTCTGCCGACCAAGTCACGCTCACGAACGGTGACCGATTCACGGGCGATATCCTGAAGTCAGACGGCAAGACCCTGACGTTAAAGACCGAGTTGGCCGGGACCATTGAGATCCAATGGTCTGGCGTCAAGGAACTCGCGTCGGACCACACGCTGACGGTGACATCTGGAGCCGAACATCCGTACTCCGGAATCGTGGCCGCGAGGGACGGCGTCGTGACGATTACCGCAGGACCTGGAGACGTCAGGACGGTGCCGCAAGCGGAGGTGAAGGCCCTGCGAACACCCACCGAACAACTGGCGTATGAGAAGTCGCTGAATCCTCCTTTGTATCGAGGGTGGAATGGCGGCATCAATGTGGGATTCGCGCTGACAGGCGGGAACAGCAAGACGACAAACCTGGGCGTGGCATTCACGGCTGCGCGTCCGACGCTCACCGACAAATGGAACCTGTATGCGAATTCCGTGTACGCGACGAACAACGCTCCTGGTGTAACTGCGACCACGACGGCGAACAACATCACGGCTGGAGCGCGTTATGACCGCAACATCACCAAGAGACTATTCGGCTTTGTGAACACCGACTTCCAAACGAATGAGTTGCAGGAATTGGACCTGCGATCACTGTTCGGCGGAGGTCTCGGCTTCCATGCCATCAAAGGCGAGCGCACGACGCTGGACTTGCTGGGCGGCGCGAACTATACGCACGAGACGTACTGGACCTTGTCGCGGAGCATCGGCGCTATGACGATCGGCGACGAGTTCATGCACAAGATCGGAGCCGGAACCACGCTGGTGCAGAAGCTCTTTTTCTATCCGGACATGAGCAACTTCGGCGAGCACCACACAACGTTCGACTTATCGACGGTGACCAAGCTGAGCAAGTGGCTTGGCTGGCAGAATTCATTCAGCGATATCTATGTGTCGAATCCGCCGGCTGGGGCGAGGAAGAACGACATCATCTTCACGACAGGTTTAAATATCGCGTTCACGCATTAGCCGAAGTTTTTAGTTCTTAGTCGTTAGTATTTGGCGGTGGAGTTTGTGGTACTCCATCTATACCAACGAAACCACAAGATGTTGTATCTCGCCAAATTTAACTCCAGGGTACCCCCTACCCCCTCCAGGTTAGAAAACAAAGCACTTGCACGACGGACTATGAAAACAAAGGACTTATAAGTTGATGATTCTAAAGCTAGTTACAGTTTGGATTTGATTCTAAAGGACTTACGAGTTGCACAATCGGTTGTATCTGGTGATGCCAGAGATTCTTCGGCTGCGCCTCAGAATGACAACCCCGCTCCCCCTCAGAATGACAAAAACTCAAAAGACCATCTACAAATTCAGAATAACAACTTGGGTGGGGGCATCATGCCACGGTTTTGAAATTTATTTTGTGAGTGGAATCAAGAGTTTGCGGGTAACGAGGGCTTTAGACCCCCTTGACAACAAATTTCCCGAAACGGGCTGCGGAGGGTTTGGCCGCGAGAGATCGCGGCCTTTTGTTTTGTTGAGCTGAGAATTGAAATCGAGGTTCCCGATTCAGGAATCCATCAATCTCTGATTTGGTTTACCAACCTCTGGCGTTATAATTCGCAGCGCAAATCAGAGACATACCTGAAGTTAACGCGAGTAAAGGGAGAGGAATCTGTGTCGAAAAGAGTCATTGCATGTTGCTTGTTAATCGCTCTGAGTTCCGAGATGGCGTTTGCTGGCCTTGGAAGCAAAAAGGTGATGTATGTGGGCGGCACTGCGACCGCAATTTCCGAACGGACGGAGGGAACAACGACGACGAAAGACGAGAAGGAATATGTGTTCACGTATCCCGGAGGAAAACTGTCGATTCCGTACGATCAAGTGGACAGCCTGGAGTACGGACAAAAAGCTGGACGTCGAGTCGGGCTCGCAGTTGCGATCACTCCTTTTGCGTTGTTCTCAAAGAAGCGGAAGCACTTCCTGACAATCAGTTGGAAGGATGAAGACGACAAACAGCAGGCGGTCGTATTGGAGCTTGGTAAGGACATCGTTCGTACTGAACTCGCGACGCTAGAAGCACGAACCGGGCGCAAGATCGAGTACCAGGACGATGAGGCCAGGCACGCCGGGAAGGGGAACTAACTGTGATCGGTAGCATTGTGTTGTTCGCATTGCTTCTGCAGGAGCCTGCACCTGCTCCTCAGTCGCCGCCGACGCCTGTGCCGGAACAAACGGAAGCGCCCGCTGCAAAGAAGGAGGCTCCACCGCAGCTGGACAAGCGGCAGGAGTTGTTGAAAGTTCGTCGGATCTTCGTCGAGAGCTTTGGGACGAGTGATGCTGCGCAGCAACTGCAGGCAATGATTGTGACGAGCCTGACGGAATCGAATCGGTTCACCGTGACGGAGAACAAGGAAAAAGCCGATGCGATTCTGAAGGGTTTTGCAGGCGAGAAGACATATCAAGAGACACATGCATACGGAAGCGGGACCGCAGTGTCCACCGCAGCGGGCGCGCATTCGTCGTCGATCAGCGGCAGTGGTTATTCAACTCCGAGCGGAGGGAGCGCTCATGTGTCTGGCTCGTCGAGCGGTGGCTTCCATGCAGCTGGTGGGGCAATAGAAGATTCCTCGGTGAATACGGAAACAATCGACAACGCAAAAGCGTCAGTTCGGCTCGTGAATCAGGAGGGCGATGTGATTTGGACTTCGACCCAGGAGAGCAAGGGCGCGAAGTTCAAAGGTGCGAGTGCGGACGTAGCGGACAAGATCGTGAAACAACTGCTTCGTGACGTGACCCGTGCGGAGAAGCCGCCGGCTAACACTGGAGAAGCGAAGTAACGGACTAAGGCACTTGATGTGAGCAGTAATGGAATCCCAGGTTAGCGCGGAAAAGCGCCGCGCGAACCTGGGGCACGAGGCAATCACTTGGGCACACTGCACAAAGGAGACACGTCACGAATGAACGCGACAGGAGGCAACACAAAGCTCTACGACACTCTTTGTAAGGTACTTGACGTTTTGAGAGCCGAAGCCCCCGCAAGTCAATCAATTTACCATCCAACATCCGGCAATAACGATGCACTAATTCAGGCACGTTCCCGGGCGTTGCTCCACTTGTTTCTTAAAGCTCGTTTTGGTCTCATCTCCTTTTCAGAGCGCGAGCGACTCGTGACAGATGGTCCCCAAGATGGCGGCATAGATGCGTACTACATAGACCAGAAAACAAAACAGATATTCGTCTTGCAGTCCAAATTCCGCGCTTCTGCAGGAAACTTCGTCTCAACTAACATGACCGCGACCGATCTACTTAAGATGGATGTAAGCAGAATATTGAAGGGGGAGAAACGCGACGAAAAAGGAATTGCCTACAACGACCGCATCGTGAAGGGATTTCAGCGGGCAATTCA is part of the Terriglobales bacterium genome and encodes:
- a CDS encoding sigma-54 dependent transcriptional regulator — protein: MTDDFRVRFLIVDDEQSIRRLCMTIGASLGFDVAEAESAEAALAYLETDSPDVVLVDRMLPAMSGDEFLKQAKQMLPRTEFAMITGHGSIESAVEAMRLGAYDYITKPFGAGQLKLLLQRMKEKVRLVAENEYLKQVVSNEMELNVIDGSSAKIQDILRMISRLKDTRTPVLIMGESGTGKELVARAIHFRGSLAKRPFVAVDCGSLVPTLIESELFGYEKGAFTGALKTKQGLFASANGGTIFLDEIGELPLEMQAKLLRVLQEKEIRPVGSNDKIKIDVRIVAATNRDLEAAYKAGTFRKDLYFRLNVVTIQIPALRERKSDIPALVQSFLTRYAPDEKIQLTAGVMNCLLQYDWPGNVRELENCIERAIALGNHKLIDIPDLPPAIASAAPAGIGIAQVATSNTGNLEDLERETIRRVFEQCKGDKVLAGKTLGISRATLYRKLKRYNIEPGSPQAMGVGAS
- a CDS encoding DUF481 domain-containing protein; the protein is MSSRYSALFSCLLFAISAFSADQVTLTNGDRFTGDILKSDGKTLTLKTELAGTIEIQWSGVKELASDHTLTVTSGAEHPYSGIVAARDGVVTITAGPGDVRTVPQAEVKALRTPTEQLAYEKSLNPPLYRGWNGGINVGFALTGGNSKTTNLGVAFTAARPTLTDKWNLYANSVYATNNAPGVTATTTANNITAGARYDRNITKRLFGFVNTDFQTNELQELDLRSLFGGGLGFHAIKGERTTLDLLGGANYTHETYWTLSRSIGAMTIGDEFMHKIGAGTTLVQKLFFYPDMSNFGEHHTTFDLSTVTKLSKWLGWQNSFSDIYVSNPPAGARKNDIIFTTGLNIAFTH